The following proteins come from a genomic window of Myroides odoratus DSM 2801:
- a CDS encoding PorP/SprF family type IX secretion system membrane protein — protein MKRKKMRIGPILLVLGLLNLYQAAAQQDPLYTQYMYNPAIINPAYAASVNHLQFFGSYRTQWVGLEGAPKTAYLSATTPLNDSGLGMGFHFKNDHLGVMDENQLSIDLAYTIQVNQEYKLAFGLKGSGALLDVNYDKLSIYDGTDPMTAANIANSFSGNVGAGVYFYSDIAYLGLSVPMIVSSKKYDDNSYRVYNEKAHFYLMGGAVFDLNYYIQFKPAALVKVNPSSPLQVDLTANFWFHEKLTLGAAYRWNSSFSGLVGFQLNKGLFIGYTYDADTRSLSKYHSGSHEIFMKFELFTNNRRKVAPRFF, from the coding sequence ATGAAAAGAAAAAAAATGCGAATAGGACCTATACTTCTCGTTTTAGGTCTACTCAACCTATATCAAGCCGCTGCTCAACAGGATCCTCTGTATACCCAATACATGTATAATCCGGCCATCATAAACCCTGCGTATGCTGCTAGTGTGAATCACTTGCAATTCTTTGGTTCTTATCGCACCCAATGGGTAGGACTGGAGGGAGCTCCTAAGACAGCGTACTTATCAGCAACTACCCCATTAAATGATTCCGGTTTAGGGATGGGATTCCATTTCAAAAATGATCATTTAGGAGTGATGGATGAGAATCAATTATCGATTGATTTAGCGTATACCATACAAGTAAATCAGGAATATAAATTGGCTTTTGGATTAAAGGGAAGTGGAGCTCTTTTGGATGTGAATTACGATAAACTAAGTATATATGATGGAACAGATCCTATGACAGCTGCCAATATCGCCAATTCGTTTTCTGGGAATGTAGGAGCAGGGGTGTATTTCTATTCTGATATTGCTTATTTAGGATTATCTGTACCGATGATTGTTTCAAGTAAGAAATACGATGACAATTCATATAGGGTCTACAATGAAAAAGCACACTTTTACTTGATGGGAGGGGCTGTTTTTGATTTGAATTATTACATCCAGTTTAAGCCTGCCGCTTTGGTGAAGGTAAATCCATCTTCACCACTACAAGTCGATCTGACAGCTAACTTTTGGTTCCATGAGAAATTAACACTTGGTGCAGCGTATCGTTGGAATTCTTCTTTCAGTGGTTTGGTTGGATTTCAACTGAATAAAGGCTTATTCATCGGTTATACCTATGATGCCGATACCCGTTCACTATCCAAGTATCACTCGGGTTCTCATGAAATCTTCATGAAGTTCGAATTATTTACTAATAATAGAAGAAAAGTAGCCCCGCGATTTTTCTAA
- a CDS encoding gliding motility-associated C-terminal domain-containing protein encodes MLNRWLHLVCILSSSCVLGQVVNQGSLYILPHTELSTYFSFENLHTAQTFNNGVFVLHQDFINHGLYDYLNEGKEFGKTVFTSTQMQQIKGAVIPKFYDVVFDNTHQGIAFEVSSGLIAQGTVYFNQGIVQLTSLDQSFVFEDGAEAQKMSNQSYVEGYVDKIGNTPFVFPIGDKGFYRNSTISGPKNKKDVIASRYVLADDDFFTAHPQKAEAIEILNTQEYWELQGNKGTQSDIILSLEWNEDTTPLEILQTAEANLSILRWDVKEQAWVDEGGVVDMANKRVTTPTTIRDFGFFTLGTVKKDWMLGGDVVIYNLVTPNGDGKNDYFIIENIHRYPNNKVEIFNRWGTRVYEAKGYDPQGDGSTQVFRGYSEGKATLDRGSKLPSGTYYYIVTYEQVDEKGSRLIKKAANLHLENN; translated from the coding sequence ATGCTAAATAGATGGTTACATTTGGTTTGCATTCTTTCTTCCTCTTGTGTCTTGGGACAAGTAGTCAATCAAGGCAGTTTATACATTTTACCTCATACAGAACTGTCCACGTATTTCAGCTTTGAAAACCTGCATACGGCTCAGACTTTCAATAATGGTGTCTTTGTTTTGCATCAGGATTTCATTAATCACGGATTGTATGACTATTTGAATGAGGGGAAAGAATTCGGAAAAACAGTTTTTACTTCTACACAAATGCAACAGATAAAAGGAGCGGTTATACCTAAATTTTATGATGTCGTTTTTGATAATACCCACCAGGGAATTGCCTTTGAAGTTTCATCTGGACTGATTGCACAGGGAACAGTTTATTTTAATCAAGGAATTGTACAGCTTACTTCTCTTGATCAATCTTTTGTCTTTGAAGATGGAGCAGAAGCTCAAAAGATGAGCAACCAAAGTTATGTGGAAGGATATGTAGATAAAATCGGAAATACCCCCTTTGTTTTCCCTATTGGAGATAAGGGATTTTATAGAAATAGTACTATTTCAGGGCCCAAAAATAAGAAGGATGTGATTGCAAGTAGATATGTATTAGCTGATGATGATTTTTTTACCGCTCATCCCCAAAAAGCGGAGGCAATAGAAATACTAAATACACAAGAATATTGGGAGCTCCAAGGAAATAAAGGGACACAAAGTGATATCATTCTCTCCTTGGAGTGGAATGAAGATACAACACCACTAGAGATTCTTCAAACAGCAGAAGCGAATTTAAGTATTCTGCGTTGGGATGTAAAAGAACAAGCTTGGGTAGATGAAGGCGGTGTAGTTGATATGGCAAACAAGCGCGTGACGACACCAACTACTATTCGAGATTTCGGGTTCTTTACTTTAGGGACGGTCAAAAAAGATTGGATGTTAGGAGGAGATGTAGTTATCTATAATCTGGTTACACCCAATGGCGATGGTAAGAACGATTATTTTATCATTGAAAATATTCACCGATATCCCAACAACAAAGTTGAGATTTTCAATCGTTGGGGGACACGTGTTTATGAAGCCAAAGGATATGATCCACAAGGCGACGGTAGTACCCAAGTATTTAGAGGGTATTCTGAAGGAAAAGCTACGCTAGATAGAGGCAGTAAATTACCAAGTGGTACGTACTACTATATCGTTACCTATGAACAGGTAGATGAGAAGGGTAGTCGTCTTATTAAAAAAGCAGCCAATCTGCACTTGGAGAACAATTAA